In Sporosarcina luteola, the DNA window GTCAATTCATCTCTAACTAACTGTAATAACACTTCTTCATCAGCTAAGATTGCTTCTAATTCACTAATATAATTTAATAACTCATTATATTCAGCTTCAATTTTGTCTCTCTCTAAACCTGTTAGACGTCTTAAACGCATGTCTAAAATAGCTTGAGCTTGTTTTTCAGAAAGTTTGAAGCGTTGTTGCAAACTTTCCATTGCGACTTTATCTGTTTCTGATTCACGAATCGTTGAAATAATTTCATCGATATGATCTAACGCAATACGTAACCCTTCTAAAATGTGGGCACGATCTTTAGCTTTACGTAAGTTGTATTG includes these proteins:
- a CDS encoding DNA gyrase subunit A, coding for QYNLRKAKDRAHILEGLRIALDHIDEIISTIRESETDKVAMESLQQRFKLSEKQAQAILDMRLRRLTGLERDKIEAEYNELLNYISELEAILADEEVLLQLVRDELTEIRDRFGDDRRTEIQLGGFEDLEDEDLIPEEQIVITLS